The Aspergillus nidulans FGSC A4 chromosome VIII genome contains the following window.
GACGGACTCGATATCTCAACTATCCCGCGGCAGGAGATCCGAGCCCGCCTGAACGGTGTTTCACAGGACGCCGTCTTCATAAAGGGCACCGTCCGACAGAATGCAGATCCTACAGGCGCAAGCTCAGATCGTGCAATTTGGGATGCCCTTAAAAATGTCCAACTCCTGACCGTTGTACAAGAGAAGGGTGGTTTAAGCGCGAATATCGACGATCTGCACCTGTCCCACGGGCAAAGACAGCTTTTCTGCCTCGTGCGCGCGATCCTCCACCCCAGCAAGATCCTTGTTCTGGACGAAGCGACTAGCAAGTAAGATCTTCCAGCCCTTATCCCTGAACCCCGTCCTGGCAACCACACATACTAATGATCGTGGTACAGTGTCGACAACAAGACAGACGAGACAATGCAGCGTATTATTCGCGAGAAATTCTCCAACCACACTATTATCGCAGTTGCACACAAGTTAGACACGATCCTTGATTATGATAAGGTTGTGGTGCTGGATTCTGGTCGGGTTATAGAGTGCGAGGATCCATACACACTGTTGACGCGCGATTCGGCGTTCAGCAAGCTATACGCTAATTCCTTAGCttcagaggaggagctgCCGAATTAGAGGCTGGCGTCCGCGGATTCTTTATAATGAGGATCATATTTTCCGTTTTTATGTACTTATGACAGATTCTGAATCAAAGCCGGACGTGTCACAGCCGAAGACGTCCATCCTCTCAGTTAGACCTTGACACAAACCCGTGGGTTACCCGTTACGAATCTACCCAAAATCCGCGACGGGTCGGTTTGGGGAGACCACATAACTTGTGGTGAATGTCAAGAGGTCTCCGAGTCGGCTATTCCTCTTTCAGATATGCTAGCCCAAAGTTGTATGGGCAACTTAGAGCTAGCCGGAATATAATACTTGTCTGGAATGATATTTCTTCCTCTAGTTTACCCTAACTGAAATCTCTCATCAAAGATAAAACCATGTAACTCTGCAAGCTCCAGGTATCATTATTATTCTAGATGGGCTACAAGATAAGTTTCTTCTTAACTAGTTTGTAGCTAATTGATACAGGAATATCTTGTTGTGATAAAATATAGGGAAGTAGAAAGGAAAAGCTAGGAAGTGGTTAACTCTAAGTCAGCTATTCCATTTTTAATCACAATAACCTAGAGTGGTGTGGCTGCCTTAGAGTTAGCTCAGAGGATTTATGGAGTTATCTGCGACCGGGTTGGGTATACTGTCTGAACTTGGCGGGATTTTGGAGCTCGCGGGTTGTCAAACAGAACAGGATTCTGTATACAGTTTAGGCCTTCTATTCTATTGTGAGTACACAGTGTAGCGGGCCCTGCCCGGAAGTAGTGCtcgaggccgtcgacggccactCGCTTCACGTGACCTTTCCGTCACATGACCCATCGGTAAGCTGGCGCATATCTAGATGTTTCTATCCTGTCGAtcttgtttcttctcttttcttctttcttcagcGTGTTCTTCTGTGATGATCCTACCTGTAGGATAATTAATGGCATTAGCCCGTAACACACAGGTTCCTGATTGGAGACTTTATGCACATAAATTCTTGGCGGGTAACCCGCGGGTTCCGGCTCTTACCTTGGACCCTCACGGGTTGTCATGTTTCTACACCCAGTTTTCCATCCCAACAACCCTAGTGTAAACCCAGTGTAATCAAATGTAGATGATTAGGAAAGCGGAAGCAACTGATAAGTAATAACAGCAGAATGAAGGAGTTAAATTTCGCTGACGATAGTGCTACAGAAGAGTGGCCGAAGAAATGATATAGGGATAGTTAAGGTCTGgcggatatatatatagacgGGACAATAACTGAGATGATGGGCAAACCATGACCTGAATTGAGAAGTCGAATTCTGCAGCGACGGtatgaaaaaaaaaaaaatccccCTTTAGCTTCTCTGTTATTAGTTGTCATTTATTGGTTGAATTGATCTAGCAGATGGATATTGTAAATTCTCCTTTATGTTGGCAATCTTTGATGTAGTTCGGGCGGGAGAAGTCCTCAGGCATAAAATATCAATGCCTGATAAGGTCTTTGATAGGCAAAATCACTGGCAGCCTGCTTAGGTAAGGCGGAATGTCAGAGCACTTGTAATCACCATTACACAATCACCATTACATTTACAGGACACCATTCCAGGTTACAGTCCACTGGGAGTGCTCCTTATCAACTGAGGGTACTGCGGTCGCTGGGATGGCTGGCCGTTCAGCTTCAGTGACGCTTTTAGCGCCGGTACGTATCTGCCATGCCGTACTCTACGCAAAAGACCAAAACAGAGCTAGTCTAGAACCCTTACTGCAGCATGAGAGCTGATGTTCTCTGACTTGAAGAGCGAATACCCCTGGCCGAACGCCCACGGCCAAGATGCAGCCCCAACTTGGCATTATTGACCGACGCTGTCTGCCTCAGCGCTAGCACCTCGCACAATGTATCACTAGGCTACATTAGCTTCGACTGCAGGGACCTACCAGACAAGAACACTGATCTTTTACAGAGACGGGATGCCCCGCCTAAGGAGCCCATTGTCCCGCACGAGATAGCGTCCAGTGCGGAAGACATGAGTACGCCATGATAGACATTCGACAGTTTACAGTGACGATAGCAGTACAGCACCGGAATGAGacgtctttttttttagctGGAAGACAACCTAATTTCTCAGCCGCAATGCCGTCTACGCTGCACATGGTGAAAGAACGTCTCGTTTGGCCGAGACAACGCTTGGTGTGAAGACAGCCAAACCGACAACGAGATCTTCCAGCCCTAGACATGTCGGAGGACGGTGGGCAATGTCATCTTTGACTCAACGCGGCGCTTAACGAGGATAACTAAATTAAGGCTTATCGATTCATCTGAAGCAGACAAGGAGAGAGCTAGAGGGAATGTGGGCTATCTAGAGCGGTGGAGGCGACCTGGACAAAGGTGAAGGAGCTTTTGCTAACCTAGCGGGATGCTGTGAAGTGGACAGATACGCCGTACACAATACTGATGGATGATGCCGAGGCGTTTGATGAGAGTATAAGGTGGCAGGGAAGAACCTGTTGAAGTATGATCCAAAGCGTTTATCTGAGTCTGAGACTGGGCCGAAGCagctgttgatgatgtccTGGCTGAGGATCGTATTAAGCTGTATCATCTGTATCGTCAGGATCAATGGTAATTAAATCGGCGTCGAGTTATCTGGAGCCAGCTAAAGTAGTTGGAAGTACAGCTCTCGATATAGCGAGGCAAATTACTGTATACTGAGCTTCGCGAAACAATTCAAGGCAGCATTGGGTATTTTTAACACTATCTAGTTCATATCGTTGTCAAGCTCAGCATTTGATTTCCCACCATCCCTCAAGGGTTTTGGTTTAGTGGTTCAATAGAAGCCTCCATGAAGATCTCTGGTCCTATTTTCGCATTGACTGTCGACAATAAAATATCATAGCAATTCAATTCCTAGCTTGATGAAAATGAACATATCAGCATAAATTTAATTCTTGTTCCCTCTGGTTGTGGCCTGCCTATATGACATACCGTAATCGGAAGACTGCACCTTGCTGCGATAGGTATAGCGAACTTAAGCGTTGAACACCCAATACCAGAGCCTCTGCGAAGAACACCGGCCACAACGATGATGCTCATGGTCTACAATGAACCAACTGCTAGTGATAAAAAGCCCTTTCTTGGATCCACAGCCAAACCAAGTCGACCCAAGTCCCGTGCTTCGACGACAATGTCAAAACCCTTCTCGAGACGAGCCAATCGAGTAGGCGGAGGTCAAATGAGCGACAGCGCGTGGCGATTGGTTATAGACGAAGTGGTGGGACTTCTGCGCCTATTTCGGGTTGTTCGAGATACGAAGGCCTTGCGCTTATTGGAGTAGCTGCTCCATTCAGTCGCTATCGTCATGGAAATAACAAACAATTTAAGGCgagatgaggaaggagagaaaatgACTTATGTTTGTGCTTAGGATTGTCCCCGTTTGGTTGGCCTTCCCCAGGACAAGTATCGTCTATGATCTATCGTTGCGTTTAGTGGACTCTGGCCAACCACAGGCTGAACTCAATAAGCGCCGCTAGACAAATCTTAGGGTTTGACAGGTTAATGAGAAATAGTTTTACAATGCGCAAAGGAGCGGATGGGATTCGCGACTAATAAAGACTTCTGGACTAAAGCCCCTAGTCTTATCATACATTTATTCTCATTTCCAAAGATTGGACGAATGTTGATACATTCCACACAAGAATCCAAGCAAACATAAGATAGAGGTATTTGTAGGACGATAGCAGGAATTTAGGCATGGACAGAAGTAATGACAGACGTCTTATTGAACTCTTGGGCCGACCCAACCTCTGATATATGGATGGGATAGCTTCGGTATATGTAGCCGTATCAAGTGATACAGTCCCTCGTAAACACGGTGTCACCTTATAGCCTTGCTCCTGCGGTCCGGGGCAGTGTTCTAATATAACAGTTAGCTCATCTTGCACATCAAGGAAGCGTACTGATACTTACTCGTCCACTAGGCATAACATCTGTAAGAGTCAATGGCAATCCAGGATCGGGCGTTGCATGTCTGTCCAGCATTGCAATAGTACGTGGTGCCAAATGGATTACCACAAGCAGTACTGTAAAATTCACAACGGTCTGTTCCTGGGGGCGGCACTTCCACGCTGCATAGGTTCTCGGTCTTGAAGCCGCTCACATTGGTGCAACCGTCGCCAGTTGTCTGGGTTTCCTGGTATTCACCACTACATCCGTGCCATCTCACGATTGTGTTGGCAGTCACTGCCGACATGAGAGACATGACAGTGAGTGTGGTGCTCAGAATCTGCATCTTGTCTGGAAAAGGTTGATTATCTTCTTGCGTTATGCCTCCGCGGCGAGTGATTTGAAGTTGGGCTGGGGAGAAAGTCGAAGTGAGAGATGGCAACGAGTTCGAAACCCAGTATTTATATTAATTCTCCCTTTCGTTGAAGTTGTTTGCCTCAGGACAAGGCTCGTATTTCGAAGACGTATTTCCAATCAAATGAAAAGTCCTGTCAGTTAGGTCAATTAGTGTACGCATTGCCACTATCGCTTACTGAAGGATGATGTGAACTTCCGGAAACGAGGTTATACAATCCGCATCTAGCCTCGCACAACCTACAAGGGTTCAGACCATACCCCACTTACACGATGATTTATACGAGCTGAAAATAGATGGTAAGATCCCATTGAGTAGCCATGCTCGGACACGACGCCAAAGTGAAGATCATCTACCTGAGCATCTCGGGGTGGCGATGCTTCGTCTATAGATGGAGGGAAATGGAGCTGAGGGCGTCATGTTGCATGCATGGCCAGTCTCATTACTTGAGCCTCGTCTCTGACCAAGGCCTGGCCGCCTATAAGTTTCGGAGCTATTACCGACTCGAGTAACTGACGATAGTGATACTGGAACCCCCGTCTCATTAGGTACGCTCGGTTAGGGTTCGGCTCATCCTTCGTACAAGGCACACCAAACGCCACACACAGGTGTTTTCCGTACTATTCCTTGACTCGAGATGACGAACTAGCAACATACATAGAGACGTCATATGAACTACCTAATCAACTCGTATATACCAATCACAAGGAATCGTGACCAAGAGGGGAGAGCTTCGTATGATGTAATGTGTTTAGATCTCCTGGACCGCAAGGACTCTGAATGTAACCTTTCAATGTTATTCGTGATAGATCGACGTCTGCAAGTTTGCCTTCCCAATCAGCACTCCAAGATTACTGAGGACTGAGGCCATAAAGAACATAGTACAACATCTAACTGATAATTTCAAAGAAAGTCCAACTATCCAAACACAGCGTAGCTTATATCCTTGTACTTTTCTTAGGCAAATGTAACAAGTTTGCTGTATTATGTAGGTTAAGGTATATGGACTGCAGTTTATGTTTCCCCCCTGGCGAAATGCCAAGGGAGTGAAAGGGCTCGGCATTTCCAGACGTCTCGTTAAACTTCCAGATACCACCACACTCCAGAGTCATATACGAGCCGATATGCGAATAAGAGTATAGTGAAGTGCACATCAGACTTGGCAGCTCCAGCTGGTGCCGATCGTGACCATGGggatcatcctcctcaacaaggTCATTACTTAGAGTACGTTCCTTTCCTGTAGAGACGGACGCGTTTCCAAATGGAGTTAAGCATGGCTAAGCATCCTCGTATTCTTGCTGATCagaggctgccgctggctgAACCTGAAATTGGCCTCTTAGCACATACATCGATTGTGCCCCGAAAAAACAGCCGCCTACCAAGTAGCCATGAGAAAGACCTCCTCGCGCAAGCGACTTTGTGCAGCACACCTGTGAGATCATGGATAAACTCCCTACAGTATGGTACAACTTACAGTATTCTGGTTTATTGCGACTGCTGTGTTTTGGGTTAGGTGAATCGACGTCTGTATGCTTTAAGTGAACGGATTTTCAGTCATTTTTCTGATATTACGGAAGTGAATGACTCGCCTGCACTGATCGGCACAGCAGCACCTAAGACAGGCAGGGATATCAGGTCTGGCAAAAGGAATGATACCATTGGAGCTGGAAGCCTGTCGATCCATTACGTGGTCTCAGCTGAAAAGACTATACCCCACCATTGGCCCTGGGCGCTTGAACAATAGCAGGTCACAAACTATTTTTTTCACTGGGCCCTGGAATGAACCTCAACGTAAATCAAAGCCGGAACTTCCCCAGCCGTCAATTTAGAAGTGGTATCCCATATGGTCAATTCTGAACTAACACAAACATTCCTCCTGATTGAACGAAATTCATCAATATGCGGTGGCTCAGCAAACTTCTCGCTCCGTACTGGTTTTCATTGCTCCCAATAAGATCCCATGCATGGACATTCGTCTGGCGTGATGCGCAGAACAACACGCACGTCCCCAGCGGCTCCTCTGACTTTCCCTGCACCGAGATTGCTAACCCGCCGGGCATGGTCTTTGAGTACGACGCAGACGGGGATTTTACGACTTTCTATGTGTATCAAAATACCAACTGCTCTGGAGATCCCACTGGCTGGGCGGAGCACTATCACTCGAAGCCTGCGAGTAACTTCCTTGGCTCATTCCAGATTGTGGACAGAAGAAAAACACAATCCGCAACAGCATCGTCCACCAGTTCCACTGCATCAGGGGACACGCCCCTCTCAGGGGGTGCGATTGCAGGGGCTGTCGTCGGTGCAGTGGCTGGTGTAGCTCTCATGGGGGCTCTAGTATTCGTCGGTGTAAGACGACGAAACAATAAACCTGTCACTACTGCTGGTTCCGCTATCACATCGAATGGCCCGGCAGGTTCGGGTGTTGTCCCTACTTTGATCGAAGTACAAAAAGATACCCTACAGCCTGACGAGCGTCCTATGAAAAATGAATGGGTTGCGGTTGCAGGCTCGGAACAAAAACCGACACGAATGGCAGAGCTACCAGGGGATTTTGAGGCGGTTGAGATGAGTGATAGTCACCGGGTAAACGAAATCGAGGGTACGGGTTGGTCATTACAGAGCTCACGAAATGCCTGACATTCCTGGCTGGTCTTGGTAAGGCAGCAGCTGATGCTTGTCAATCTTGCCTTGAGTGTCTGACACGATAGCTCAATGTATCCTTTGGTGTATAAAGTCGTCAGTAGCCAAGTGTGGCTTGTGCTCGACTCGACATGTCTTGTCCTATATCTGAAGGAATATTCACTGTAATATTTCGCTAATGAAGGAATCCAATCAGTCCAGAGTTCTGCGGCATCTGTGCTTATTAAGTAGCTAGAGAAAATTACCGAACGCACGAGGTACATAGGCCTGCTACATTATGCTATGAAAGAGAATGGCCGCTTAGTGTAAGTCACTTTATCCAAAGGAAAGCATGAGGGGGCTTGGTATGCTGTACGTAGAGACGGCTAACGCATACAGAGGACAACACACCCAGCACTGCTGGCCATTTCCTGGCGAAGAAATTGGCGGGGCAGTCTCCTTTTACCCAACTAGATTGAGCTGATGCATAGTCTGATAATGACATACGCGATGCGGCAAGCAGGATGGCATTCTCAATGGGGCCAATACCTTCCCCAAGAAACTAATGACGAAGGCCAGAACGAATGTGTCGGGGCAGGAGCGGTTCACAAGTAGGCACAACAAGGAAGTTCGATAGTACACAACGGGAGCTGGCACTAAAACCCCCACAACTCTGGGCCACGCTCATCACGAGTTAGCACGGTGATGTCCGGCGCTGCTGAATGGGTCGAGTTTTTGGTTAATATGGATCGCTGCCCTTCTGCTACTTAGCATGCCTAGCCTCAAGCATCACATTTCAAGTCTGCTGAGGAGTTGTGCAAGGCGTTGGCGAAATTGATATGAGGCTCCTCGATCCGTCGTTTAGGGCTGCGGGCCCTGTCGATCTACCTGCCGATCCCGTTGATAGCCACAGCACCGGCCGACAGCGAGTTTTGaaaccatcgccatccttcTGTTCATCGCAGCAATAATCAGACTTAATCATCCCGCTATGACATGACGAGTTCTGATGGACAAATGGTCAAACGATGTAGCGGCTGTTGTTTGGCAGAAGTACGGCAAGGGAAAGAGGATCACCAATACCCAGACGCAGGTATCCATCCATTTAACGGCCCTTGCGACTCCCAGTCCCTTGCGAAGACTGAATGCGTCATTAGTTAATGCGTTATTAAGTGAGCACAACAGCACCATGAGCTCCTAGAAGCAAGGGGACTAGCACAAAGGTTGAGTATTGAAACTAACTGGCCTGGAATTATCTTCCACTCTCGACGTACCCAGACAAGTACTAACGAGGACCTAGATCAGTGTCGGAACTAGTGAACGTCGAAGAATACAGAACAATTCTCGATAGTATGTAAGTGAGCTCAGCAAGACAGTGGCTTTATGTATTGGTCTTGGAGTATTGTTCATCAATTCTGTTATCGAGTTAACCAAGAAACCTCCCGCTGCTAGATGCAATACGAAGTTCCTCAATATGAACCAGGATCCCAGGATCTGCACAAGATTACCCAACCCTAGTCTCTGCTCTCCACGTGGACAGCAGTCGGGTCGTTGGACGCCTTCATCTCAAATCCCCTCTCTTTCATATCTGCAGTCGCGACCTCGCCAACATCCACGGCGCTATCTCCGTCAAAATACTTAGCGATTTCCTCCATCGGTGTGTAGCGAGTCTCAATAAGGAAGGAGTAGATCACAAAGACTTCAAATCCCAGGAACACGCAGTACACGATATAATACTTCCAGGCCAACGCCTCCAGCGCAATGGCATTTATATACTGGTTGAAAAAAAGTGCTCCAGTGACGCAAAAGTTCAGCCACGTAAAGCCCTTTGCACGGAGACCATACGGGAGAATCTCAGTAGTGTACGTTGCCATGAGACCCGACCTATCCGTTCCCAGATTAGCATTCTGACGGCGCAGATCAACAGGGAAATGTAGCGGAACTTACTTGATATCGTAGAAAAGGCCGTagaggaaggtgaagaagacaaaggcaTATCCCAGCCCCTTATTTGGTGCAATTTCGTACCGCGCGGAAACAATTGTCCAGATATTGAACACGACACAGGTGCCGATCGTGGAGACCAGGTACATCGGCCGTCTTCCTAGCTTCTCAatgaagaaagcaaagacaaagtTGGTAACTAAGCCCTCAGTCTTCATTCCTGCATTGATACCAAGCTGTGTCTGGGGATTTGTGATCCCGACGCCGTCCATGACATATTTGAGGTAGTACGAGATCAGTCCATTGCCACTCCACTGACTGAAGAGACCAAGAGCAGTGATAAGGTAAATCCTCTTGCGATTGCCTCGGGACCTAAAAAAGTCCACCCAGCCGGTATGGCCAATCTGCTTGTCCAATGCAATCGCGGCCTTGATTTCGGCGTACTCCAGCTGGACAAACTCATCGTTCTCATCGCCTTCCGCGTGAAATTTTACGAGAATGTCGAGTGCCTCGGGGTGTCTGTCCCTATAGATCAGCCAACGGGGGCTTTCCGGCATCCACCACACTccgatgacaatgacaatggTGCAGATCGCCTGCAACAAGCTGGGAAGCCTCCAGGACCAGTCACTCTAAGCCCCGTCAGTCACAACTTCAAAGCCCCAGTGTGATATCATAGTTTACCGGAATTTCGAGCGTCCCAAGCGTAACCCAGCTGGCTATGAAAGCGCCCGAGTGATACGAGGCACCGCTCAGAGTGACCAAGACCGCTCGGTCTTGAGGATGAGCAATCTCTGCGATC
Protein-coding sequences here:
- a CDS encoding uncharacterized protein (transcript_id=CADANIAT00002744) gives rise to the protein MTTREGPRILFCLTTRELQNPAKFRQYTQPGRR
- a CDS encoding uncharacterized protein (transcript_id=CADANIAT00002745): MQILSTTLTVMSLMSAVTANTIVRWHGCSGEYQETQTTGDGCTNVSGFKTENLCSVEVPPPGTDRCEFYSTACDVMPSGRNTAPDRRSKAIR
- a CDS encoding uncharacterized protein (transcript_id=CADANIAT00002746), with the translated sequence MRWLSKLLAPYWFSLLPIRSHAWTFVWRDAQNNTHVPSGSSDFPCTEIANPPGMVFEYDADGDFTTFYVYQNTNCSGDPTGWAEHYHSKPASNFLGSFQIVDRRKTQSATASSTSSTASGDTPLSGGAIAGAVVGAVAGVALMGALVFVGVRRRNNKPVTTAGSAITSNGPAGSGVVPTLIEVQKDTLQPDERPMKNEWVAVAGSEQKPTRMAELPGDFEAVEMSDSHRVNEIEGTGWSLQSSRNA